The genomic interval TTAAGTGGGTTTCGGATTGTTATCATTTTTTAAATTTGCCCCTGTCAAGCCGGTTAAATAGCGATCAGAAGAAACAGTTTCTCACGGATATGGCAAAACGGCATGAAGACTGGCAGGTTAAACAGGCTGATACAGCCTTAAGGTTATATGATTACTTCCTTTCGAAGAATATAACAGCAATAGAAGGGGAGGTCTCCTCCCATGAGGAGACCTGGAAGCCTCTCGAAGAGAAGATGAGAGAAGCCCTGAGGCTACGGCACAGATCCTTCAGCACAGAGAAGACCTATCTTATCTGGTTACGAAGTTTTAGAGGCTATGTGGCCGACAAGCTACCCGATCAGCTTGGGGGAAGGGATCTCCAGGATTTTTTAAGCCACCTTGCTGTGGAGAAGAAAGTTTCTGCTTCGACTCAGAATCAGGCCCTCAATGCGATCGTCTTTTTCTACCGCCATGTCCTGAATAAAAATATAGACCAGGAATTGAGCGCGGTGCGGGCCAAACAGAGGAGACACCTGCCGGTGGTGCTTACGCCCAAAGAGGTCCAGAACATCTTCGATCAGATGTCGGGGACGACGAGGTTGATGGCGATGCTGATTTATGGGGCAGGTTTAAGGCTTCAAGAATGTTTGCAGTTAAGGGTTAAAGACATTGATCTTGAAAAGAGCATTCTCATTATCAGATCAGGCAAAGGAGACAAGGATCGGAGAACCATCCTGCCTGAAACCCTGAAGAATGATTTAATCCATCATTTGGGAGAGATAAGATCGCTCTATGACCAGGATAGAAAGAGCGAAATCGCCGGTGTGTGGCTTCCGGGAGCCTTAGAAAAGAAGTATCCGAATGCAGGAAAAGAATGGGGCTGGTTCTGGCTTTTTCCATCAAAATCTCTCTCGGTTGATCCGAGAGGCAACATCGTCCGAAGACACCATGTTCATCAAGCCGCCCTTCAGAAAGCCTTCAAGGTTGCGGTGGGAAAAGCGGGAATTACGAAGCAGGCCTCTGTGCACACACTGAGGCACAGCTTTGCCACCCATCTTCTTGAGAACGGATATGATCTCCGGACCATCCAAGAGTTGTTAGGCCATAAAAATCTTCAAACGACCATGATCTACACCCATGTTGCCAAGAAGAATGTCCTCGGCGTAAGAAGTCCACTGGATAGGGGCTGATTTTTCTTCTCCTTTCCGATTAAAATTAAATGGGTACTTGCGTAAGGATGAAGCTCCATTCTATGGGAGAGACGTTTCATATCCAGTGGCATATCACGAATCGCTGCAATCTCCGTTGCGTGCACTGCTATCAGGACGGGTTCTCGTGGGACGGGGATCTCGGCCAGGAAGGTTTGATGAGGGTTGCCGATCGTATTTTCGTATTCCTCGAGGACCGACGGCTGAGAGGCACCATCCATCTCACGGGAGGGGAGCCCCTCCTAAAACCTGAATTGTTTGCTCTGCTCGACTACCTCGATCGGAGCCCGCTTATCGAGGAGTTGGGGGTTATCACCAATGGGCTTCTTTTGAATCAGGAGGTCTTAGCAAGATTTTCAACCTGCTCCAAACTGAAGAAGATCAAACTCTCCCTCGATGGGGCGAGTGAGAAGACGAACGATTCGATCCGGGGGATGAGGACCTTCGATACGGTCCTCGAGAGGTTAGGATCGATCCAAAAAGTAAACCAATTCGAGATCGTCTTCATGTTTACCCTCATGAAGAGGAATTTCAGAGAACTTTACGCTTTTTACGACCTTTCCCGAGGCCTGGGCGTAAGTGGGTTTATCGTCGAACGGTTCGTCCCATGGGGCAGGGGAAGGGAGAAAATGAGCGAGGTTCTGGGGAGAGAGGAGTGGTCAGAGGTCAAGCGGACGCTTTCGGACCTCTTCTCGATCGAAAAGGAATCGCTTCTCCCCTACCAGGCCTTTCAAGTCAATTTCAGCGAGGAGGGCTCCGAACTCTCGGGTGCTCCTTGTGTGATCGGACAGGATGGGCTTTGCCTCATGCCCGATGGCGAGGTCTTTCCTTGCCGGAGGTTTCCCGTTTCGATCGGAAATCTGCTCCAGATGCCCCTGCGGGAGATCTGGGAGGGTTCGGAGCTTTTAAACAGACTGAGGCAGAGGGAGAATTTGAGGGGACGGTGCGGCCAATGTGGGATCGAGGGTTGCAGGGGCTGCCGTGCCCTTGCCCTTGCCCTGAGGGGCGATCCCCTCGCCGAGGATCCCTGCTGTGGGATTCCGGAGAAAGCGGGTTGATGAGAATCTTCAGGTCGGGGTTCCCCTTAACCCGATGGCCTCGGCGACCTCCTGCATCCCTTTGATCGTATCGTCGATCAGTTCGTCGAGGCTTATGCCGAGCATCTCGGCTCCCTTTTCGATGACCGACCGGTCCACGCCCGCGGCGAATCGCTTATCCTTCCACTTGTTCTTGACCGACTTGACCTGGACATCGAGCACGCTTTTTGAGGGTCGGATCAGGGCGGTGGTCACCACCAGCCCGGTCAGCTCGTCGATCGCATAGAGGTACTTTTCGAGAAGGGTTTCGGGCTTGACCTCCGAGCAGATGCCCCATCCGTGGGAGACGGCAGCCCGGATATACTCCTCCGGCCATCCCTCCTCTCGGAGGATCTCCCCGGTCTTTTTGCAATGTTGATCCGGGAATCGTTCGTAGTCGAGGTCGTGGATCAGACCGACGATCCCCCACTTCTCTTCGTCCTCTCCCAGTTTACGAGCGATATAACGCATCGCGCCCTCCACGGCGTAGGCATGTTTCCGAAGACTATCGCTCTCGTTGTAACGGTGGAGGAGGTCGAGCGCCTCCTGTCGGGTTGGACTTTTCTCTGCCATGGTGCGCATTCCTCCTTGCGATCCTTCTTTACCATTTCATTTCAGGGCGGGTCAAGGGGCTCCTTGAAATTGACTTCCCTCAGGGATTGGGTTATTCGATGAAGACATCCGACCTTGCAGGAGGAGGCCATGCCGAAGATCGCCGAAGGAATC from Thermodesulfobacteriota bacterium carries:
- a CDS encoding radical SAM protein translates to MGETFHIQWHITNRCNLRCVHCYQDGFSWDGDLGQEGLMRVADRIFVFLEDRRLRGTIHLTGGEPLLKPELFALLDYLDRSPLIEELGVITNGLLLNQEVLARFSTCSKLKKIKLSLDGASEKTNDSIRGMRTFDTVLERLGSIQKVNQFEIVFMFTLMKRNFRELYAFYDLSRGLGVSGFIVERFVPWGRGREKMSEVLGREEWSEVKRTLSDLFSIEKESLLPYQAFQVNFSEEGSELSGAPCVIGQDGLCLMPDGEVFPCRRFPVSIGNLLQMPLREIWEGSELLNRLRQRENLRGRCGQCGIEGCRGCRALALALRGDPLAEDPCCGIPEKAG
- a CDS encoding integron integrase → MREALRLRHRSFSTEKTYLIWLRSFRGYVADKLPDQLGGRDLQDFLSHLAVEKKVSASTQNQALNAIVFFYRHVLNKNIDQELSAVRAKQRRHLPVVLTPKEVQNIFDQMSGTTRLMAMLIYGAGLRLQECLQLRVKDIDLEKSILIIRSGKGDKDRRTILPETLKNDLIHHLGEIRSLYDQDRKSEIAGVWLPGALEKKYPNAGKEWGWFWLFPSKSLSVDPRGNIVRRHHVHQAALQKAFKVAVGKAGITKQASVHTLRHSFATHLLENGYDLRTIQELLGHKNLQTTMIYTHVAKKNVLGVRSPLDRG
- a CDS encoding HDIG domain-containing protein, producing the protein MAEKSPTRQEALDLLHRYNESDSLRKHAYAVEGAMRYIARKLGEDEEKWGIVGLIHDLDYERFPDQHCKKTGEILREEGWPEEYIRAAVSHGWGICSEVKPETLLEKYLYAIDELTGLVVTTALIRPSKSVLDVQVKSVKNKWKDKRFAAGVDRSVIEKGAEMLGISLDELIDDTIKGMQEVAEAIGLRGTPT